taactcgtgtcgatttaaaacacgaccgaagggggtgcagaaaggtggtcataggatcTCTGTTATGAAgtgtatccccatcgagtaaggggtttttagaaacatctcggagagcagtaaatgactgttgaaagagaggtacagtcggtgataaaagcttgtgccaaaaatggaatttttgcaaaaaaacttattctgTTAACCTCCAATTGTAGTTCGGGTGACGAGCGGATGGCAGCCGTTACTTCGGAACACTGGCATGTGCAGAAGTCGAGCTCTATTGGCGAGCCGGGCTGACAGTTGTTGGAGTTTACTGTAACAtagttaagacgctacgggagcgaaaatgctaaaatggaaaggagtcccctttcaatttgggaatttcagttaaatatactagtgttattaactagatttatccatgcaactcagttaaaatatatgtattgcaaaaaatctttaaaatcgagattcctcgactgtttcctccttcaaaagttatttaaacggaacgaaattcgagaatctgaataataatgaaaaaataatctgtgtcggaccatttagattttttggctaatagTCACCGATCTCGAGTATCACACTTTCTTTTGAGCCacattgaaaaaggccgtttttagaaatttttgattggctctagcgcctttcaaaataaaaatagcaaaaaaatcaaaacggtccgacacagataaaaataataataatctgtgttgaaaaaatcattgctctatcatCAAAAATCAGGGAAGatatagtcgagagcgtttgtatggagaattgacctgtatcgtataattttaactgtttatttaacattagcttACACTAATGAGGAGGCTCGAAGGCCAAAGTGGAGCGTGCAGCGGGGTGGGCGAATGTGCGTCcatccaccctatgcagcgtcgactcaggattTGTCTGaccttcaattgtttgacatgcacgctgcACGCTTGCGCGCCGCTGCAgttgcacgcccaatatgaccGTGCACTCAGGCCCTTACACTTTGAatcttacactgagagaaaatacaaccagttttcatgttcgttcaacaagattttttgttaaaatagcgcctacgtgctctttggttcaaacaacaagctacttgtcatttgaatcggcaatatatattatttgaatcaacaagtcgattttataaaaacaacctgacacatattgttttaaacataagtttggctgattcaaacggataaaccgcaacaagtcgaacttgttaaattcacaatgcaaatttctctcagtgtagatgGTACGTCTTTCCTTACGACAGTTTAAATTCAAGTGCCAATATACAGgctgtattttgatagcgggtcagtaagggcaaCTATGAGCTCCCGTGGTCCTAGGCGAAAATAGTATAAGGAGACTTtccctcgatttcaaattgatgaaaaataacatttacagattttggaaaaaacacacagggtgcgagaaaagggattttttttcaaacttgacTTTGACGCCAATCGATACCATTTctatccaggatcaaaagcttgtatgggaccaaaaaaaaCCGGCTAGAAAAgtccttagaccgttttcacgtAGGACCACGAtatctcatagctgcccttactgacccgctatcaaaatacatctTGTATACATAAAACATACCCCAATCATTTATTTTATCCTCTTGACAAATGCAGTACAACAAGTTGACCAATAATGTAAACAGCTGAAAAATAAaccatttataaattaaaaataaaccatTTATAAAGGTACACTAAAGCACTTAAATcataccaaaataaataaatatggaatTTGCATTTTTAATGCAATTTGATGGCAAAATAACCTAACCCAAGTAACTTATTCAGCTTTCGACTGACTGCCTAACAGTTAATTGATTTATTACCAATTATTTACTAATTAATATGAGTAATTAGACATTTGATTAGGTTGATTGATTTTGACTCAAATGTTGCCGGGATTTGGAAAAatctagaaaaaaaaagtttttttagaaGGTACATATGGATTTTTTTCCCCGAGCTAGTTCTAAAATAGGATATTTCTTGATAGGTCGAAATtgaaacgtcgtacgatataaTGGAATGTCTTGTGTGTTAATTTAAAACacccccttcggtcgtgttttagttTATCACCACTGGTTTTggacttcctcttttccgcacttattGTATCGAACAGTACTATTAGTAAATTATAGGTAACACAAAAGTTAGACAGGAATACCTTTCAAATATACACATATAACATAGGTGTTCGTAGCAACTAAAAATAGAATTTCGTAAAAAAGCCGAGCGGGAATTTTGAGTTCCGGTATGATTTTCTCTTTGACGATAGCGAGCGAAGTAAAATTGAATAGTGGCTCACTTACCGCTAACTGTGTACGCGCTGTGTGGCGCACGACTCTAGTCTAGTGGGTAAAGCAGGGCTGCCACTACATGCAGGCTTGATGTTGATaagtaaatatatacatacatttgTACAGACATACCCGTGTgtacgcctgtttcccagagcgGTAGGCAGCGATCAGGGATCGGGGACAAGGGACTTTCGCTTCACTCACTTTCGTAACATACatggcctctttgcaatatttccccgatttgggccatttttttcaaagttgtccaccccacttttttgtaacatgggtattttttacgcgattcatactcaaaatcgcgaggtctttcgatcctgataggagaaataaaatgtcccaagatttccatacgtttttcaaaccttccattccgttaccgccatacaaaatgtatgaaaaatggtaacggaatgggaaaaaaaccttgggacagaTTTTTTTCTCAAATTACCACCACAAACCACATAAAAatctccaaataaaaaaaaattgggagggacaactttgaaaaaactgGCCCATTAGGTTGACAAAAGTTCGCCTAGTGATACAACTGCGGGAAAGAGGAACGAAACAAGTAGCGTTAAATTAagttgttttaaatcgacaccagTTACGAATGTGCGTACGTCGTACAgaataacctaactacaaaattaaaattttgaaaaaaaaaaaaccccccgacatagtggaccgattttcatgaaacatggctaagaacactcccgactaacacggatttaaaaaaaaactaaatataaatcggtttatccattcgggagctacgatgccacagacaggcacacacacagacaaacagatacgttaaacttataacacccctgtGACGGggtccccgtcgtttttgcgtctgggTGTTAAAAAACGTATACATTAAATACACATGCCCTTGGATTCTGGGCTAGGATATCCTGtatgtatacttgtatagttgtatgaaaaatattcAGTGGCAGCAgttttacactgagagaaaatacaaccagttttcatgttcgttcaacaagttttttggttaaaatagcgcctacgtgctctttggttcaaacaacaagctacttgtcatttgaatcggcaatatatttgaatcaacaagtcgattttataaaaacaacctgacacatattgttttaaacatacgtttggctgattcaaacggataaaccgctacaagtcgaacttgttaaattcacaatgcaaatttctctcagtgtacgcaTAACATTTAATTTATCCTAGCTCAGAATCCAAGGGCATTTTATACaacgtttttatttatattagcgaCAGTAATCGCTGAAGCAAATGCgtataaatgtattttataaatacCGACAGTACCTACTTACTGTAGCAGGCAGCGGCAGCCCTATTCATATCAAAAGGAATGCCTGAAAAATATCGATGTCGAATATTCTGCGTCAAAAAACTTCAACCGAAGTGAAGTGAATAATTTTAAGGCACGAATTTGCAATGGTAGGcaggttttaataatttatttggaTCCTAATAATAGGTCTTACCACTAGAACCTACGGACACCTGGCCATAGTTAAACCACAAATGCGAGTAATTACTTGAATAAGCAATTATgctgataaaatatttttcccctcactagctcgaaaacacgtgttttgtcctttaataccagcgggtaaaaacgcattttatccactagtgggtaaagtaatttgaccttgaataaagtcaaattaactgctttaaaatagaaataaaactaaaattgataaaagtaggtgaatctagtaataaagatgatttaccacctgtggaactactggaagcagtgataaacgcattttttgcgttgtagtttcctcgctatagtgaggggaaaagttttgtgttgcactcgggtgcaaatgtattttacttctcctgtgttaaaaaactcgcaagttcaggattctattctcgaaccactcgcttcgctcgtggttcaactatagaatcctttcacttgctcgtttttcaattccacactcggcgttaaaatacaactttgcccccttgtataacaaataactattcccctcactagctcggaaacacgtgttttgtcctttaataccagcgggtaaaaacgcattttatccactagtgggtaacgtaatttgaccttgaataaagtcaaactaactgctttaaaattgataaaagtaggtgaatctagtaataaagatttaccacctgtggaactactggaagcagtgataaacgcgtattttgcgctgtagtttcctcgctagagtgaggggaaaagttttgtgttacactcgggtgcaaatgtattttacttctcgtgtgttaaaaaactcgcaagttcgggattctattctcgaaccattcgcttcgctcgtgattcaactatagaatcctttcacttgcccgtttttcaattccatacttggcgttaaaatacaactttgcccccttgtataacaaataactattaaattgtGTAGTATAGGGAACGaagcaatagtacattacgatagaagtgcgtaaaaaaggaagttcgaaacgagtggcgataaattaaatattagaaaGATAGGTCGTAACTTCAGAGGGTCAATGTTCCTactaaaacgtcgtacgatatatGTAATTAGTGTGTCTtgtgtgtcgatttaaaacactcccttcggtcgtgttttaatttatcgccactcgtttcgaacttcctcttcttcgcacttgtatcgaaatgtactatttttggaTATTTTTGATTCCATGACTGTCTATAGTTTCGAAAATATTAGATTATTTActaaaaaattgaaatattgtGATTTTAGTCACAAAGAATTACTtggttattaatattttatcagAATTGCTTTATGGAATTGAACAATAAATTGTACTTTAGTCACCTTGAGCCATGATGAAGATATTCTCTAGTTtgttttcgtatttttttaatttttaattttaatacttttGACCGATTCttacaacaagctacttgtcatttgaatcggcaatctTAATGATTAATTGTTGGAGAACATTTTCTGTGTCAGCTCGGATTTTAGCGACAAAGTAATTCATTTGTTTTCCTTATTTTGTAGGTTTAGGACAAAACGGACGTTTTATTCAAATCTCGCAAAAAATCTAAAGAAATTTAGCACAACAGAGGAGCTATTTCACATTGTTTTTTACAAGTCGCGACTTTGCCAtaccaaaatttaaaaattttccAGAATTCACCGTTGATTAACAATTTATCAAATCAAGGGCGGCAAATATTCTAAGTTAGCAAagattattcaatatttttttcgtttaTCGATCAGCATCTATTCAGTAAAACCTAGGTTTGACCGTAGTCCGagcttttacagtaacataacgactacaattataaaattaagGATTACTTTACTACTTATATTCCACTTATAAATGAgtagttctcgaaaagtttgtacatagccaagtcagcattattgatcctattttgttaccaacatttagtaatataagtccgACTTTCGTGTGCTATATAcgggataattgttataattaaaaataaaacttactaaaatatcaattcatcaaaaaatcttgataacaaaatataaacaaattaattttcctaaatttttgtataaactttatgagaactgctgagatgtCATTTAAAACGTCGAATACCGTTCCAGTTAAAATCCTCCGTACGGAAACTTTTCGAATCTGGCCGGCCGTATTTTCGACTATAATTGAATTGGTCTCTTTGCTTTTATCGAGTCCGTTATTGTTATTGCCTGCCTTTGAACTCATTCCTGGCCTGGTATTATTCTCCTTTACCAGGCACATTGCCTCCAATACACAGtataatcacagaatatataatagtacgtatAATTGTGACCCCTGAAACGGAAATTTAACCCTCTTAGGTACTCATTCATAAAAATTTACAATCCGcatttaaatgatttttgtatcatcatcctcctggcgtcatcccggcatttgccacggctcatgggagcctggggtccgcttcgacaactaatcccaagatctggcgtaggcactagtttctacgaaagcgactgccatctgaccttccaacccgaagggtaaactagaccttattggaattagtccggtttcctcacgcaatttttgagtctcacgcgttcgaattcagaaaattgtcactgaaaataataagcaagtcaccgttttcaaccggtattttagtgacaaaatcccaaAAATCGCTCCCCTGATGCCTAATAGTAAGGCCCAATtgagattagtccggtttcttcatgATGATTTCCTTAAAGGATATTTTCGTTGTACGTTTGCAAATGTGCTCTTGTAATTTTAACTAATATGAATCTTGAATTCACGCTATACTGGAAGTACTAAAGCTCCGTACACGAGAAAAGTTATTTTGAACAATGCTCTTTTACTGTACGTTTCCACAAATCGAATCGCCTTCAATTAAAACTAATGGAGCTTAGGTTTTCATTCAAACTTCCACTTTAACCACTATGCCATTAGGTGCCTTAGGTGTCAAGAATGTTGAGTGTGATAAGAGTTTTGTGAAATAACTTATTAATATCGAATGCCTGCAGACGAGATTTCCTTTGAGGGGTCAATTACTTAATTCAATTTgatgacatttatttaagtaattacgtAGAATTGTGTAAAGACAGAACAGACAGTGATATCAGAATTTAAGTTAGGAgcatttcatgatttttatggaatttcAGTTTAGCTCTTTACTCTAATAAAGAGGCGTAGGAATAATACACCACCAtcaaatcgttttttttttcgggtTACATTGGTCCGGGCAGGTAATTTTCGCTTTTGGGAGTTTTGGGAGTAAATTAGTATGGTTACAGTTATAAAAAATGTAGATCTGACATGAGTCATGATGAAGTAGGTTCTTCAGGCAGTCAAATGAGCTATATATGTGGGTCAATGTTTCTCCCTTGTAGGTCAAAATAACGGTTCACAAAACTATGCAAATATATTTTCCATAAAACCAATACCCAGAGAGGGAAATGGTGCCCAAGTTTGTCACGGTCACCTTTCCTCGCCTTCAGAAACTCAATATCTTCGTCGTCAGCCTGTTTTGACCTTAAATACGCTGGATTTAAAAGTTTAATGATGAGAGTGCCGGAATTGACTCCGATATCACCTTAATTTATGGACCCTCTGCCCGTTATTGAAAAAAGCTTTTTGGGAACCTCTCCCAACTCCATTTGCGAGTAGCTTTAATGGAAAAGCTTGACATATTTTGAGAATTTGTGTTTCCTGTACGATGGTTGCACTTACCGTTTTGCGTTTCGTGTGACATTTTCGCTTAGTTAGGTTACGGCAACCGGGGTTAATATGGATGGACGGGGTGAATAGGAATGAAACCCTAAGACTGTTATGCTATGCTATGCTAGAATTTCTAAcatgtattatgtatgaaatTGCATTACTATTAGGAAATTgtatgtaggtaatttttagTTCTAGCAAGTAACTATTTGGGGGCGCTATTCACTTTcttcataaggtacagcgggacgaTTTCGACTGTGGGACAAATTCAACTGATcaattttttttccatgttttacaatgtttgcattattaattagagtgtccattGGTTATATATGATACGTgcgttcagtggatacatgtggaactcaacttaattgtgtcataatggaaaaaatggatcagttacaattgccccccgtcgggatttgccccgttgtaccttacTTACTGTTAATGTTATTTTCCGTGATTTTAATGCGAATAACGTTTTAAAAACTCCAGGTACTCAGTTCCAGGTAAATCTGACATTGCGTGGGTACAGTAATACTAAGTATTTATTCAAATCCGCGAGACGAGGGAATGTCCAATAAAAATGCAAAGATGGCTGCTATTCTTTCTAGGGAGTGACTAAATCGCTGTGTTAGGGGTCGGGTCACAGGTCTTTTGCTAGTTAAATGTATTATTAATCTTCTGCAACGAATCcatacttagggccggttgcatcaaaccatctgtcaccaagttcgttaaattttattgtacatatgggaagttccatagacgtctgctgcgtgacgatgatgtgtctgtcaaatgtggttgatgcaactggccctaaattgtccgtctttcacggcaaaaccaaAACGGAGGCAGTATTTGACGTGAttctttaagtggagatagttgaagggatggagagtgtcataggtcataggctacttttggtctcttAATATACAACATTTACCCACCGCCAGTAGCGGCTCGCCCTAAAGTGCGCTTGTGCGGTGCACTCCCAGAAATAATCACAAGTAAATTATAGTAATACATCAGTTATGATACCTCTAATTAATGTATTACTATTTTAAAAAAGTATCGCAAAAAGTTAAGCCCAATTaaacaattacttatatttcttaAAAGTTCATTAAACTGACTATTACTCCGCCAACTCCCTTCCTACAATTTCATACGCACCGCGCTCAACGGAGCGCTTTCAATTGCGCTCCTATGGAAAAAGATTCAGTGCATTCATCAATAGAAAATTCAGTAAGAGCGAAAGAGAAGCTTAGATACAGCTCCGCGCGTGAGACAGACGATTATCTatgaaatattaggtaaatcGGGAGCGCCGCACCGACCACAGAACTATATCAAAATAGAAGGCAAAAGTATCATATTTAGTACTTCGCGTGGCAAAAAGAAGACTCAACGACCTCTGTCCTCGCCGCAAACGACAGTCTGCGTTGTTGTTATTTTGttcattgcggctttaatttgacaacctcgacttggcgtgcgttcaaAGCGAGcgatatctatataaaaaagaaataagtgTCATAAATATGcgtgtaatgaaaataatttcatttgttcttaGATTACGAACGACGTAAAAATgagctattcaaactgtcgagtcaACTCATATTCGTGACGTCGTGTTCATGCAGAATGTTACACGGTTGGTCTTGTCAACCGCCgagctttttccttctatctcgaTATAGGTCTGTGCGTTTGCCTTGATTGCCACCACGTTGCACAGCGCAGGCGCGATGCGCGCCGCTGTCATCCACGTACTTATTTCGCGCGCTATTTTGTTACTTAAGTAAACAAGTTTTAGGCACCCGCGGGAATACGATTTAGACTTAATTTAAAAACCGCATACTtaaattgttttaattgcaAGTGTAAAATAATTTCAGTGTGTGAGTATGGATGGATGCAATGTGACATTTATAAAAGTGtgtgaaaaaactttagcaacaCGATTAGAATTAAAAGCCCAGTGGTTATGTGAGTGTGACAAAAGTTACAAACTGTTTttccatttcttttatttggaaGTGGCGCGGACGACGGAGGTGGTGAGTGTGCATGGACCGAAACCCGTTTGAATGATCGGTCGTCAGGAAATATGCAAGGCCTtagggcccccacagacgggagacgaaactgttttgtctccgtcgctcggtctatgggctagtatgaaggtgcgcacacgaggcgacgcaacttttcatacaaatacgaaagtcgccgagcaactgttgcctccgtgtgcgcggggcctTAGATTCAGCATATCGAAAATCCACACAGGAGTACCGTCATACTAGGTACATACATGTAAGATCTTGGTGCTCACAATGAGAGTTTGAGTGAACACCCACATATTACAGCCACAAGCCGCCTCTGCCCACCGCCTTGGTAAGACCTAGGTTTTACCAAATGAATtacaaatatttccaaaaacggccttattatTATGGcacaaaaaaggtgtggtattcaaaattggtaacagttagccaaaaaaacttaaCGGTTAACACATTATTTAGTTtcattattcagattctcaaaattcgttacgattgattaactTTTGTAGGAGGAAACAGTCAAGTGCGGAACCtctattttaaagatttttttcgcaatatcttttaactgagttgttcttaatggaaaagttttttttgctgaatctagttaataacactgatatatttaactaaaattcccaaattgaaggggggtctcctttccattttagcattttcactcctgtagcgtcttacgccgtgtcttgcgtgggcgacggtcgcgcgaccgtcgccgtcgcgtctcatacttccatatcgataaagtttgatttcgtatgcgtcgcatcgccgtcgcgcgaccgtcgcccacacaagccacggcgttaagaTAGCGCTTGCTCGCTAACAGTGCCGCCACGCCCgcactactatttttttttaactctctTTCCCTCGCCTCCTGATTTGAAGTGCTCCGTAATTGCCTCGCCAATAAGTCGACTTATTGCGCTAAATCAATCGTCTATCACTTTGTTCCTTTCTTCGTTTAATTAAATTCTGATTTATATTGATGTTCTATTAAAAATCCATTAACATTGATTTTTCTTCTTCACAACCAATTATGAACAGAAAATCGTTTTAGAAAGTGAGTTTTAGAAAGTTATTTCTATCAAAAACccgccaaaagcgtgtcgggccatgctcagtgtagagttccgtagtttcccgtatctTTTtctaaaactgttcaacctatcaagttcaaaataattttcctaggaagtctttatatataaagttctacatttgcgattgttttatattttttaaacttatggctcaacagtttttttttttactttaggagcgattatttccgaaaatatgagcattatcaaaaaatgattttagtaaacccctattcatttttatatacctatccaacaacaacgtaataatgtaataatgtaATACACGTTAgggttaaaatgaaaaataaaagaagTGTAGGGGGGTGGGGGgtactaataaaacatttttatcactttttatttttgcactttgtcggcgtgattgatatacatattggtaccaaatttcagttttctagtgcctaacggtcactgacattatccgcggacggacggacggacaggcagacatatcgaaactataagggttcctagttgaccacggaaccctaaaaacacgcaTCCAGTGCTAATTATTAGGTAATAGGCACAAATTTGAGTGAAAATAAATGACGACAACCTACCTAACGTTAATGATTTTGTAAGTTAAAAATGCTGCCACAATATATTCTTATTCGAGTACGGATAAGAGGAAATtctaaacgagtggcgataaattacaaCACGACACGAATGGAGAGTTTTATATGGACACGACTTACGAATTCCTTCTTAGTACAATGTTTTATATTTCATTACATAATTACATTTATGACCCTTTTATGTATCGACGTAAGCACATAATGAACTACTAGCTAGTGCGATAAAATAGCTTTTTAACTACGTACtgtaaaatatggaagatatttgataatttacgaaaaaataggaataaaaaaaatcgaatagataagtaagttttaaataaaataagaataaaCATGCAGTTAAAACCTAAAAGTAGGGCCTAACTGTTTAGTaaaaaaaggaaacaatttaAACTCGTGGGAAAACAAAA
The nucleotide sequence above comes from Leguminivora glycinivorella isolate SPB_JAAS2020 chromosome 18, LegGlyc_1.1, whole genome shotgun sequence. Encoded proteins:
- the LOC125236180 gene encoding uncharacterized protein LOC125236180; this encodes MQIPYLFILLFTLLVNLLYCICQEDKINDWVNSNNCQPGSPIELDFCTCQCSEVTAAIRSSPELQLEASRRLQLRRSQRQKRQTYTTKPYTPGVPENPPGVPKDPPEAPGEPPGVIKCWETCVDTLI